One genomic segment of Bradyrhizobium diazoefficiens includes these proteins:
- a CDS encoding lipopolysaccharide biosynthesis protein, translating to MLNRHFSIYLVAYILPAAVGFFAVTAYTRFLSPAEYGFYVVGISLAGILGAIFFAWIKLSVSRYQAMSAEVDFRGTAMVAFALTAAVLCATTPLVFLFRSDVSADLLLASMFVAIMANAVDVGQEFERAKLRPYRFAMISIVRSISSVGFGLAGIWLGWGGLGLLAAFGLGSLTGIILNLVGDRTRIASFQRSQFMQLARYGLPLTLAGLSVAVYSACDRLIVAYLLGKDAAGIFGVAADLPRQFMVMIASSVAAATVPLVFRSLSEKNNATTRERLTESLELLLVVVAPVAVWLALAADQVAGTLVGIDFRAGVSALLPTLVLARFFGIANQFYVQISFQLAERPFMLAAQSFLTLVISVALMFALVAGYGLYGAALATLATEAIGFLVAVVLMHRAHPVPFDLNRLAGVAASAAAMAAAILIARAQAGGTGFVALIIVSLAGGLAYVAAAWLLNVANIRTLSLRVLRTFNRKALGV from the coding sequence ATGCTGAACCGCCATTTCTCGATCTATCTCGTCGCCTACATCCTGCCGGCGGCGGTGGGCTTCTTCGCGGTTACCGCCTATACGCGGTTCTTGAGCCCGGCTGAATACGGCTTCTATGTCGTCGGCATCAGCCTTGCCGGCATTTTAGGCGCGATCTTCTTCGCCTGGATCAAACTGTCGGTGTCGCGCTACCAAGCCATGTCGGCCGAGGTGGATTTCCGCGGCACGGCGATGGTCGCCTTCGCGCTGACAGCCGCGGTGCTCTGCGCCACCACGCCGCTGGTGTTCCTGTTCCGCAGTGACGTCAGTGCCGACCTGTTGCTCGCCAGCATGTTCGTCGCGATCATGGCCAATGCGGTCGATGTCGGCCAGGAGTTCGAGCGCGCCAAGCTGCGGCCCTATCGCTTCGCCATGATCTCGATCGTACGCAGCATCTCGAGTGTCGGCTTCGGCCTCGCCGGCATCTGGCTGGGCTGGGGCGGCCTCGGCCTGCTCGCGGCGTTCGGCCTGGGCTCGCTTACCGGGATCATTCTCAACCTCGTCGGCGACCGCACCAGGATCGCAAGTTTCCAGCGCAGCCAGTTCATGCAGCTGGCGCGATACGGCCTGCCGCTGACGCTGGCCGGACTCTCTGTGGCGGTGTATTCGGCCTGCGACCGGCTCATCGTGGCCTATCTCCTCGGCAAGGACGCCGCCGGCATCTTTGGCGTCGCCGCCGACCTGCCGCGCCAGTTCATGGTCATGATCGCGTCCAGCGTCGCTGCCGCGACCGTGCCGCTGGTGTTCCGGTCATTGTCCGAGAAGAACAACGCGACGACGCGGGAGCGGCTGACCGAAAGTCTCGAACTGCTGCTCGTCGTCGTCGCGCCCGTCGCGGTCTGGCTTGCGCTCGCGGCCGACCAGGTCGCCGGCACGCTCGTCGGCATCGATTTCCGCGCCGGCGTGTCGGCGCTGCTGCCGACGCTCGTGCTCGCGCGTTTCTTCGGCATCGCCAACCAGTTCTACGTCCAGATCAGCTTTCAGCTCGCCGAGCGGCCCTTCATGCTGGCGGCGCAGTCCTTCCTCACACTCGTGATCAGCGTAGCGCTGATGTTCGCGCTGGTCGCCGGCTATGGCCTCTATGGTGCCGCGCTGGCGACGCTCGCGACCGAGGCGATCGGCTTCCTCGTCGCCGTCGTCCTGATGCATCGCGCCCATCCCGTGCCGTTCGATCTCAACCGCCTTGCCGGCGTTGCCGCCTCAGCCGCGGCGATGGCAGCTGCGATCCTGATCGCGCGAGCGCAAGCGGGTGGCACCGGCTTCGTCGCGCTCATCATCGTGAGTCTCGCCGGCGGTCTTGCTTATGTCGCGGCGGCCTGGCTCCTCAACGTCGCAAACATCAGGACGTTGTCGCTACGTGTCCTGCGGACCTTCAACCGGAAGGCGCTTGGCGTCTAG
- a CDS encoding glycosyltransferase — translation MDVAERARAHPTSWLHGGTDAPLVPADFGTQRRDRMVLNLFFEERDDRWFPGDRHIRPLLRRLVVGESFISGQRRVLLNLCAGLDRLGIRYRVNDYRYIRKHPEELACIIGRPFVLDWFKWKNPLLLGVAMYDHPIDAPERLKDLQVKRVLVPCAWYADMFRPHWSHVDAWPVGIDTDLWTPTPADRKSVDVLLYDKVRWDCERYEPELIEPIRRHLSASGRTVEVIRYGHYKEDDYKAALARCRSMIFLCEHESQGIACQQALSSGVPVFAWDRRGPWQDPKYFPHKVRYEGGVSSVPYFDARCGMTFTDAAGFISGWSEFWSHVSAGNFAPRDYVIENLTLEKGALHYYEIAEAVMQNQA, via the coding sequence ATGGACGTTGCCGAACGAGCGCGGGCGCACCCGACCTCCTGGTTGCATGGCGGCACTGACGCTCCGCTCGTTCCGGCGGATTTCGGCACGCAGAGGCGCGACAGGATGGTTCTCAACCTCTTCTTTGAAGAGCGGGACGACCGCTGGTTTCCCGGTGACCGCCACATCCGGCCGCTGCTGCGGCGCCTCGTCGTGGGCGAGTCCTTCATCAGCGGACAGCGCCGCGTCCTCCTCAATCTGTGCGCGGGCCTCGACCGGCTCGGCATCCGCTACCGCGTCAACGACTACCGGTACATCCGGAAGCATCCGGAGGAACTCGCCTGCATCATCGGGCGGCCGTTCGTGCTCGACTGGTTCAAATGGAAGAACCCGCTCCTGCTCGGTGTCGCCATGTATGACCACCCGATCGATGCACCGGAGCGCCTGAAGGACCTGCAGGTGAAGCGCGTCCTGGTGCCGTGCGCCTGGTACGCCGACATGTTCCGCCCGCACTGGTCCCATGTCGACGCCTGGCCCGTCGGCATCGACACCGATTTGTGGACGCCGACGCCGGCCGACCGCAAGAGCGTGGACGTACTGCTCTATGACAAGGTTCGCTGGGACTGCGAGCGATATGAGCCCGAACTGATCGAACCGATCCGCAGGCATCTTTCGGCCAGCGGCCGGACGGTCGAGGTGATCCGCTACGGTCATTACAAGGAAGACGACTACAAGGCGGCGCTGGCGCGTTGCCGCAGCATGATCTTCCTGTGCGAGCATGAGAGCCAGGGCATCGCATGCCAGCAAGCGCTGTCGAGCGGCGTTCCCGTCTTTGCGTGGGATCGCCGCGGGCCGTGGCAGGATCCGAAGTATTTTCCGCACAAGGTGAGGTACGAAGGCGGCGTGTCCTCCGTGCCTTATTTCGACGCACGCTGCGGCATGACCTTCACCGATGCGGCCGGCTTCATCTCCGGCTGGAGCGAGTTCTGGTCGCATGTGAGTGCCGGCAATTTCGCGCCGCGCGACTATGTGATCGAGAATCTGACTCTCGAGAAGGGCGCGCTTCACTATTACGAGATCGCCGAAGCCGTGATGCAGAACCAAGCGTGA